Genomic DNA from Pseudobdellovibrionaceae bacterium:
CTGGGCGACGAACTCGTAGAAGCTTTGCTTGGAAATCAGCTTCGAAACCCCCTGGCCGATCATCGCGGCCATCATCAGCGGCAAAATGGATGAATGGCGATCCGTCATTTCCAGAATCAAAATGAACGCGGTCAATGGCGAATGCGTGAGGGCCGCGAGCGCGGCGGTCATCCCCGCCAGCGCCGCGAGGGGCAGTAGCGTCCCCAGCACAAAAGTCGCCACCAGACTTCCCGTCGCGCCACCGATCGCGAGGGTCGGCGCGAAAATTCCCCCGGCCCCGCCGCTCGCGAACGTGAGTCCGCTCCCAATGAAGCGCGCGAACAGATCCGCGGGTGTCGCCACACCTTCACGGAACAGTAGCGGGTCGATCACCTCGCGCCCCGAGCCCATCGTTTTCGGCGTCACGAAAACGATCAAAAGGGCGAACAGAAAACCGAACGTCAACGCCGCCAAGGCCTTCGCGCCACGGCTCGTGAACAGAGCGCGCAGCTGAAAAATGTACTTCAGAAACTGACCGAACAGCGCGCCCACAAGGCCCGCCGACAACGACACCAAAATGACCATGCCGACCTGGCCCCAGGAAAACTCCGCCAGCTTCGGGTAGCCGAAATACAGGTACGATCCCATCACAACCTGCGAAATCAAACCCGCGACCACGACCGCGTGCAGGATTCCGGTCCGAAAGAACGAAAGGTGTGATTTCGCAAGTTCCTCGATCACGTAGGCGATTCCGCCGAGCGGAGTGTTGAAAGCCGCGGCCAATCCCGCCGCGCCTCCGGCGAGAATCATGCCTTGCCGATTGGGAATCTTGAGCCGCGCGGGGAGGTAACGATTCGTCAAATCGAAGATGGAACCGGCGATCTGCAAGGTCGGCCCCTCCCGGCCGATGGCGCCACCGCCCACCACCGCGACGAGCGAACTCGCCACTTTAACCAGGATGATCCGCAATCCCAGAAGCCGCGGGATCACGGCCGCGGCGCCGGGCGTCTCGGTCAACTCGCTGGCGGCCATCAGCTGCGGAATGCCGCTGCCGTTCGCGTAGGGCGCAAATCGGTCCACCAGCCACCACGACACCAAAAAGAGCGAAGGCGTGATCACGAGGA
This window encodes:
- a CDS encoding chloride channel protein; translation: MFKSWREKIRARLNQQAHVAVDLFDERNHLASARQKFLGALPYWIAGAATALAAIIYAQIFHRAELLAAELLVFAGYGLLVITPSLFLVSWWLVDRFAPYANGSGIPQLMAASELTETPGAAAVIPRLLGLRIILVKVASSLVAVVGGGAIGREGPTLQIAGSIFDLTNRYLPARLKIPNRQGMILAGGAAGLAAAFNTPLGGIAYVIEELAKSHLSFFRTGILHAVVVAGLISQVVMGSYLYFGYPKLAEFSWGQVGMVILVSLSAGLVGALFGQFLKYIFQLRALFTSRGAKALAALTFGFLFALLIVFVTPKTMGSGREVIDPLLFREGVATPADLFARFIGSGLTFASGGAGGIFAPTLAIGGATGSLVATFVLGTLLPLAALAGMTAALAALTHSPLTAFILILEMTDRHSSILPLMMAAMIGQGVSKLISKQSFYEFVAQRLVATLAPSSAQSTRDGDP